In Coriobacteriia bacterium, a genomic segment contains:
- a CDS encoding site-2 protease family protein has protein sequence MLIPSVICHEVAHGYVAYRLGDPTAKAAGRITLNPIKHVDPVGTVILPAILAFSGAPIFGWAKPVPFNPRNLREPRTGELLIGFSGPLTNLALALAGTALLWVLGFAPGGTAAAVAATLAFYLILTNLVLMFFNLLPIPPLDGSSFFPLLLPPSAMPAYRAFERQSFLILMVLVFVLPSVAGVSPIGEYFRYTVDPMLGFLLRLAS, from the coding sequence ATGCTCATCCCGTCCGTGATCTGCCACGAGGTCGCGCACGGCTACGTCGCCTACCGTCTGGGGGACCCGACGGCCAAGGCGGCGGGGCGCATAACGCTCAACCCGATCAAGCACGTCGACCCGGTAGGGACGGTGATCCTGCCCGCGATACTGGCGTTCTCGGGCGCGCCGATCTTCGGGTGGGCCAAGCCCGTGCCGTTCAACCCGCGCAACCTGCGCGAACCGCGCACCGGCGAGCTGCTCATCGGCTTCTCGGGTCCGCTCACGAACCTGGCGCTGGCGCTGGCCGGGACGGCGCTCCTGTGGGTCCTGGGCTTCGCGCCGGGCGGTACGGCCGCCGCGGTGGCGGCCACGCTCGCGTTCTACCTGATCCTCACCAACCTGGTGCTGATGTTCTTCAACCTGCTGCCGATCCCGCCGCTGGACGGCTCGTCGTTCTTCCCGCTGCTGCTTCCGCCGTCGGCGATGCCGGCGTACCGGGCCTTCGAGCGCCAGAGCTTCCTCATCCTGATGGTGCTGGTGTTCGTGCTGCCCTCGGTCGCCGGGGTGAGCCCGATCGGGGAGTACTTCCGCTACACGGTCGACCCGATGCTCGGGTTCCTCCTGCGCCTGGCGAGCTAG